Sequence from the Oceanispirochaeta sp. genome:
TTCTTCTATTTTAGGAACGAATGAGGAGAATATCGAGCATATTTGACAATTGAGTGACGAAGAAGAGATGAAAAAGATCAAAAATAGAACAATAATGATTAAGTCCGACAGGCTGCTAGTTTACACTGGTTCGGGACAAGGAGAAACAATTGCTTTCATTAACACAGGATATGAAAGATGAAATAAAACTGGCATGCATGGATATGCCCGATGGCGAGATCAACAGAATGATCAGAAGAGGAATTTCCCCATTTATGCTTCTCGTACTGGGATGCCAGACAAACTCTTTACAACTGATAGAAGAATCACTGAAAAAGGGAGCTGATATCAACGGAAGGGATAATGAATCCTGGACTCCTCTCATGCATGCATCCTATTACAACCATCAGGAAGCCATTGACTGCCTTCTTTCTCATAATGCCCGGGTTCATCCCCGTTCGGATCAGGGAGAATCGGCGGTCTATATAGCCATGAAAGAGCGGAACCTCAGTACAGTGAACCTCTTCAACAAACGCCTGTACATGATCAGAATGAAACACGCGGGCATACTCATTGAGGCACTGAGAACCATTGAACGGGAGCGGAAAAAGCCTGTAGAGGCCAGGGACAGAACGGCTCTTGCCTTGTCCTGTATTGACAGAGGCTATGTCTGGTGGGTGGGTGAAGAACATCCCCAGAAGGTGGAGAGACTCTTCAGAAATGCCTATCATTTCGATCCCCGGGTAGGAGCCTTTCCCTATGCCTCGATTCTGGCCTCTTCGGGTCAACAGGCAGAAGCCCTGGATATTCTGGAAATGATTCAGAAAAAAAAGTGGACCACCATCCCCCGGGAGGGAATGACTGAGAGCGGTTTATTTGTCAATCTGGAAGAATCCTACCGCTGGAAACGCTTCATGATAAGGTGGCGTGAACCTCAGGGAAGAACCATCTCCGCCTGATTTTCCTTTTCCAGAATCACGATTTCATAATCTTGTCGAAATTCTCGAATTTGAACTT
This genomic interval carries:
- a CDS encoding ankyrin repeat domain-containing protein, producing MLSLTQDMKDEIKLACMDMPDGEINRMIRRGISPFMLLVLGCQTNSLQLIEESLKKGADINGRDNESWTPLMHASYYNHQEAIDCLLSHNARVHPRSDQGESAVYIAMKERNLSTVNLFNKRLYMIRMKHAGILIEALRTIERERKKPVEARDRTALALSCIDRGYVWWVGEEHPQKVERLFRNAYHFDPRVGAFPYASILASSGQQAEALDILEMIQKKKWTTIPREGMTESGLFVNLEESYRWKRFMIRWREPQGRTISA